A genome region from Oryzias latipes chromosome 2, ASM223467v1 includes the following:
- the LOC105358446 gene encoding uncharacterized protein LOC105358446 isoform X3 gives MKKNVKEEKEFTIIPVQLSCLPLDGRRKYGALMPLEKMALLDEGEEITYDYGGNDCPWRTKSPTDGLHMDAVEQGNPVTLPEIQTDDASGLCSSFLQSPTDGLHMDAVEQGNPVTLPEIQTDDASGLCSSFLQSPTDGLHMDAVEQGNPVTLPEIQTDDASGLCSSFLQSPTDGLHMDAVEQGNPVTLPEIQTDDASELCSSFLQSPTDGLHMDAVEQGNPVTLPEIQTDDASGLCSSFLQSPTDGLHMDAVEQGNPVTLPEIQTDDASGLCSSFLQSPTDGLHMDAVEQGNPVTLPEIQTDDASELCSSFLQSPTDGLHMDAVEQGNPVTLPEIQTDDASGLCSSFLQSPTDGLHMDAVEQGNPVTLPEIQTDDASGLCSSFLQSPTDGLHMDAVEQGNPVTLPEIQTDDASELCSSFLQSPTDGLHMDAVEQGNPVTLPEIQTDDASGLCSSFLQSPTDGLHMDAVEQGNPVTLPEIQTDDASGLCSSFLQSPTDGLHMDAVEQGNPVTLPEIQTDDASGLCSSFLQSPTDGLHMDAVEQGNPVTLPEIQTDDASGLCSSFLQSPTDGLHMDAVEQGNPVTLPEIQTDDASGLCSSFLQSPTDGLHMDAVEQGNPVTLPEIQTDDASGLCSSFLQSPKDRVRMNAVEGHPLTLPVPWTDKASESHITSSSELVMHPDDEIFVPRLRRTKSVILQDLNLEDPDQLYDSTSSSDLYIPDTSSESDADSDCSFRTPGREKRPKLDDLPNVSNPLNEEICDSTTSISNYPLSDIPDDLGAEEEPSSSMNDNDIVVTACQKRGGKRVYDKKHYCLYCNKPYAKMARHLERAHINKCDVAKALSFPKGSRERKKHLDFIRNKGNFAHNAAVMEAGSGKLVASKRPSAEIQGKDFMHCAYCQGLYKRNVLWRHVGTCSLKPGTVTKKPGKNRVQALCAFTGPVPSHISKHLWKVISAMNPDEITNIIKSDTVIIDLGQHLLNKGGTSAKSQQYVREKMREMGRLVHQARKVTTLKKMEDLINPKKYPETVKAVKATCGYDDEENKFSVPSLANKLGNTLVKVSKLLKAQGLITDDKELVKKASEFLEVHREKWNEMISATALRNIREAKWNVPTLMPFTEDVQKLHTHLDKVQEEWFSLLSANPSTKAWSELSKTCLTQIILFNRRREGEVSSMPLSAFEKRDLSDSHEDVDWALSEVEKKLCRHFTRIIIRGKRGRPVPVLLTPKMLCALELLVKQRDASGVLKGNIYLFARPDALTHFRGSDCLRNFSKICGAKCPESLTSTRLRKHAATLSTVLNMTDTEMDQLANFLGHDIRIHREFYRLPEKTLQLAKVSKVLMALEQGRLAEFHGKNLDEIGIDPDDEVPITEEGRINEENDLFAVDEPTTEGSFASNDRNELPSKSPERSKGPSMDETPSSFTAPKSNLKGKSDKKRKEPWTKSEVQAVERQMSIFIKSCRVPAKADCEKCLAAEGEALKNRDWQHLKFYVYNRITAYKRKIKCL, from the exons atgaaaaagaatgtgaaagaagaaaaagagtttACCATCATTCCTGTGCAACTTTCATGTTTGCCTTTAGATGGAAGGAGAAAATATGGTG cattgATGCCTCTAGAGAAGATGGCTCTCTTGGACG AAGGAGAAGAAATTACATACGACTATGGAGGCAATGACTGCCCATGGAGAACAAAG TCACCAACAGATGGTCTTCACATGGATGCAGTGGAACAAGGCAACCCTGTAACACTGCCAGAGATCCAGACAGATGATGCCAGTGGACTATGCAGCTCTTTCCTTCAG TCACCAACAGATGGTCTTCACATGGATGCAGTGGAACAAGGCAACCCTGTAACACTGCCAGAGATCCAGACAGATGATGCCAGTGGACTATGCAGCTCTTTCCTTCAG TCACCAACAGATGGTCTTCACATGGATGCAGTGGAACAAGGCAACCCTGTAACACTGCCAGAGATCCAGACAGATGATGCCAGTGGACTATGCAGCTCTTTCCTTCAG TCACCAACAGATGGTCTTCACATGGATGCAGTGGAACAAGGCAACCCTGTAACACTGCCAGAGATCCAGACAGATGATGCCAGTGAACTATGCAGCTCTTTCCTTCAG TCACCAACAGATGGTCTTCACATGGATGCAGTGGAACAAGGCAACCCTGTAACACTGCCAGAGATCCAGACAGATGATGCCAGTGGACTATGCAGCTCTTTCCTTCAG TCACCAACAGATGGTCTTCACATGGATGCAGTGGAACAAGGCAACCCTGTAACACTGCCAGAGATCCAGACAGATGATGCCAGTGGACTATGCAGCTCTTTCCTTCAG TCACCAACAGATGGTCTTCACATGGATGCAGTGGAACAAGGCAACCCTGTAACACTGCCAGAGATCCAGACAGATGATGCCAGTGAACTATGCAGCTCTTTCCTTCAG TCACCAACAGATGGTCTTCACATGGATGCAGTGGAACAAGGCAACCCTGTAACACTGCCAGAGATCCAGACAGATGATGCCAGTGGACTATGCAGCTCTTTCCTTCAG TCACCAACAGATGGTCTTCACATGGATGCAGTGGAACAAGGCAACCCTGTAACACTGCCAGAGATCCAGACAGATGATGCCAGTGGACTATGCAGCTCTTTCCTTCAG TCACCAACAGATGGTCTTCACATGGATGCAGTGGAACAAGGCAACCCTGTAACACTGCCAGAGATCCAGACAGATGATGCCAGTGAACTATGCAGCTCTTTCCTTCAG TCACCAACAGATGGTCTTCACATGGATGCAGTGGAACAAGGCAACCCTGTAACACTGCCAGAGATCCAGACAGATGATGCCAGTGGACTATGCAGCTCTTTCCTTCAG TCACCAACAGATGGTCTTCACATGGATGCAGTGGAACAAGGCAACCCTGTAACACTGCCAGAGATCCAGACAGATGATGCCAGTGGACTATGCAGCTCTTTCCTTCAG TCACCAACAGATGGTCTTCACATGGATGCAGTGGAACAAGGCAACCCTGTAACACTGCCAGAGATCCAGACAGATGATGCCAGTGGACTATGCAGCTCTTTCCTTCAG TCACCAACAGATGGTCTTCACATGGATGCAGTGGAACAAGGCAACCCTGTAACACTGCCAGAGATCCAGACAGATGATGCCAGTGGACTATGCAGCTCTTTCCTTCAG TCACCAACAGATGGTCTTCACATGGATGCAGTGGAACAAGGCAACCCTGTAACACTGCCAGAGATCCAGACAGATGATGCCAGTGGACTATGCAGCTCTTTCCTTCAG TCACCAACAGATGGTCTTCACATGGATGCAGTGGAACAAGGCAACCCTGTAACACTGCCAGAAATCCAGACAGATGATGCCAGTGGACTATGCAGCTCTTTCCTTCAG TCACCAAAGGATCGTGTTCGCATGAATGCAGTAGAAGGCCATCCTCTAACACTGCCAGTTCCCTGGACAGACAAAGCCAGTGAATCGCACATTACATCTTCATCTGAG CTTGTGATGCACCCTGACGATGAGATTTTTGTCCCACGATTAAGAAGAACTAAAAGTGTCATT ctCCAAGACCTGAATCTGGAGGACCCTGATCAGCTTTATGACTCCACTTCAAGTTCAGATCTTTACATTCCAGATACAAGCTCAGAAAGTGATGCTGACAGTGATTGCAGCTTCAGAACACCGGGTCGGGAAAAACGTCCTAAGCTGGATGACTTACCCAATGTCAGTAATCCTTTAAATGAAGAGATCTGCGACTCTACAACATCCATAAGTAATTACCCACTTAGTGATATACCTGATGACTTGGGAGCAGAAGAAGAACCCTCTTCAAGTATGAATGATAATGATATTGTTGTTACTGCTTGccaaaaaagaggaggaaaaagggTTTATGACAAAAAGCATTATTGCTTATATTGTAATAAGCCTTACGCTAAGATGGCCAGGCATCTTGAGCGTGCTCATATTAATAAATGTGACGTAGCTAAAGCTCTCAGCTTTCCAAAAGGCTCTAGAGAGAGGAAAAAGCATTTGGATTTCATTCGCAACAAAGGAAACTTTGCACACAATGCTGCTGTTATGGAGGCTGGAAGCGGGAAACTGGTGGCATCTAAACGACCATCTGCAGAAATTCAAGGTAAAGACTTTATGCACTGCGCATACTGTCAAGGACTTTACAAACGAAATGTGTTATGGAGACACGTGGGCACTTGTTCACTTAAACCGGGAACTGTCACCAAAAAGCCTGGCAAAAATCGTGTTCAGGCTTTGTGTGCATTCACTGGACCAGTCCCTTCACACATTAGCAAACATCTTTGGAAGGTAATCAGTGCAATGAATCCTGACGAAATCACAAACATAATAAAAAGTGATACTGTCATCATAGATTTAGGACAACATCTGTTAAATAAAGGCGGAACTTCTGCAAAGAGTCAGCAATATGTTCGAGAGAAGATGCGAGAAATGGGAAGACTTGTACATCAAGCCAGAAAAgtcacaactttaaaaaaaatggaagatcTCATCAACCCCAAGAAGTACCCTGAGACAGTGAAAGCTGTCAAGGCTACATGCGGGTATGATGATGAAGAAAACAAGTTCTCTGTCCCATCACTAGCAAACAAGCTTGGAAATACACTAGTTAAAGTCAGCAAGCTCTTAAAAGCTCAGGGTTTAATTACCGATGACAAAGAGCTTGTTAAGAAGGCTAGTGAGTTCCTGGAAGTCCATCGAGAGAAGTGGAATGAGATGATATCAGCAACGGCATTAAGAAACATCAGGGAAGCAAAGTGGAATGTTCCCACTCTCATGCCATTTACTGAAGACGTGCAAAAGTTGCACACACATCTTGATAAAGTCCAAGAAGAGTGGTTCAGCTTACTCTCTGCAAACCCTTCCACTAAGGCTTGGTCAGAACTGTCAAAGACTTGCTTGACACAGATAATTCTCTTTAATCGGCGCAGAGAAGGAGAGGTGTCAAGCATGCCTTTATCAGCATTTGAGAAGAGAGACCTTTCTGACTCCCATGAAGATGTGGACTGGGCACTttctgaagtggaaaaaaagctCTGCAGACATTTTACAAGAATTATCATCAGAGGAAAACGAGGCCGTCCTGTTCCGGTCCTACTTACCCCAAAGATGTTGTGTGCACTGGAACTGTTAGTTAAGCAAAGAGATGCTTCTGGGGTTCTGAAAGggaacatttatttgtttgccaGACCAGATGCCTTGACACATTTCAGAGGTTCTGATTGCCTTCGGAATTTTTCTAAGATATGTGGTGCAAAATGCCCAGAGTCACTGACATCTACCAGACTGCGGAAGCATGCTGCAACCCTTTCAACTGTGCTAAACATGACTGATACAGAGATGGACCAGTTGGCTAACTTTCTGGGACATGATATAAGAATTCACCGGGAGTTCTACAGACTACCTGAAAAGACCCTGCAACTAGCCAAAGTCAGCAAAGTGTTGATGGCTCTGGAGCAAGGAAGACTGGCTGAGTTTCATGGAAAAAACTTGGACGAGATTGGAATTGACCCAGATG ATGAAGTTCCCATCACTGAAGAAGGACGCATAAATGAGGAAAATGACTTGTTTGCTGTTGATG aacCCACTACAGAAGGCTCATTTGCATCAAATGACCGAAATGAGCTACCATCTAAATCACCAGAGAGATCGAAAGGACCCTCCATGGATGAGACTCCTTCAAGTTTCACTGCTCCAAAGTCTAATCTGAAAG GTAAATCTGACAAGAAGAGGAAGGAACCTTGGACAAAAAGCGAAGTTCAGGCTGTGGAAAGGCAGATGAGTATTTTCATCAAATCATGTCGTGTACCAGCAAAGGCTGACTGCGAAAAGTGTTTGGCAGCTGAAGGGGAAGCCCTGAAGAATCGGGACTGGCAACACCTCAAGTTCTATGTTTACAATCGTATAACTGCATACAAAAGGAAAATTAAGTGTCTGTGA
- the LOC105358446 gene encoding uncharacterized protein LOC105358446 isoform X2, whose product MAPRISPQKDAMHHVITKTDKTGKLEVKFINAVKGRGVFATHPFNKGDFIVEYRGDMINEKECERRKRVYHHSCATFMFAFRWKEKIWCIDASREDGSLGRFVNDEHRCPNSKMKKIDVNGVPHLCLFALHNIQEGEEITYDYGGNDCPWRTKSPTDGLHMDAVEQGNPVTLPEIQTDDASGLCSSFLQSPTDGLHMDAVEQGNPVTLPEIQTDDASGLCSSFLQSPTDGLHMDAVEQGNPVTLPEIQTDDASGLCSSFLQSPTDGLHMDAVEQGNPVTLPEIQTDDASELCSSFLQSPTDGLHMDAVEQGNPVTLPEIQTDDASGLCSSFLQSPTDGLHMDAVEQGNPVTLPEIQTDDASGLCSSFLQSPTDGLHMDAVEQGNPVTLPEIQTDDASELCSSFLQSPTDGLHMDAVEQGNPVTLPEIQTDDASGLCSSFLQSPTDGLHMDAVEQGNPVTLPEIQTDDASGLCSSFLQSPTDGLHMDAVEQGNPVTLPEIQTDDASELCSSFLQSPTDGLHMDAVEQGNPVTLPEIQTDDASGLCSSFLQSPTDGLHMDAVEQGNPVTLPEIQTDDASGLCSSFLQSPTDGLHMDAVEQGNPVTLPEIQTDDASGLCSSFLQSPTDGLHMDAVEQGNPVTLPEIQTDDASGLCSSFLQSPTDGLHMDAVEQGNPVTLPEIQTDDASGLCSSFLQSPTDGLHMDAVEQGNPVTLPEIQTDDASGLCSSFLQSPKDRVRMNAVEGHPLTLPVPWTDKASESHITSSSELVMHPDDEIFVPRLRRTKSVILQDLNLEDPDQLYDSTSSSDLYIPDTSSESDADSDCSFRTPGREKRPKLDDLPNVSNPLNEEICDSTTSISNYPLSDIPDDLGAEEEPSSSMNDNDIVVTACQKRGGKRVYDKKHYCLYCNKPYAKMARHLERAHINKCDVAKALSFPKGSRERKKHLDFIRNKGNFAHNAAVMEAGSGKLVASKRPSAEIQGKDFMHCAYCQGLYKRNVLWRHVGTCSLKPGTVTKKPGKNRVQALCAFTGPVPSHISKHLWKVISAMNPDEITNIIKSDTVIIDLGQHLLNKGGTSAKSQQYVREKMREMGRLVHQARKVTTLKKMEDLINPKKYPETVKAVKATCGYDDEENKFSVPSLANKLGNTLVKVSKLLKAQGLITDDKELVKKASEFLEVHREKWNEMISATALRNIREAKWNVPTLMPFTEDVQKLHTHLDKVQEEWFSLLSANPSTKAWSELSKTCLTQIILFNRRREGEVSSMPLSAFEKRDLSDSHEDVDWALSEVEKKLCRHFTRIIIRGKRGRPVPVLLTPKMLCALELLVKQRDASGVLKGNIYLFARPDALTHFRGSDCLRNFSKICGAKCPESLTSTRLRKHAATLSTVLNMTDTEMDQLANFLGHDIRIHREFYRLPEKTLQLAKVSKVLMALEQGRLAEFHGKNLDEIGIDPDDEVPITEEGRINEENDLFAVDEPTTEGSFASNDRNELPSKSPERSKGPSMDETPSSFTAPKSNLKGKSDKKRKEPWTKSEVQAVERQMSIFIKSCRVPAKADCEKCLAAEGEALKNRDWQHLKFYVYNRITAYKRKIKCL is encoded by the exons ATGGCACCACGCATTAGCCCGCAGAAGGATGCAATGCATCATGTTATCACAAAGactgacaaaacaggaaaactaGAGGTGAAGTTCATCAATGCAGTTAAAG GGCGTGGTGTATTTGCTACACATCCATTCAACAAAGGAGATTTTATTGTGGAATACAGAGGTGACatgataaatgaaaaagaatgtgaaagaagaaaaagagtttACCATCATTCCTGTGCAACTTTCATGTTTGCCTTTAGATGGAAGGAGAAAATATGGTG cattgATGCCTCTAGAGAAGATGGCTCTCTTGGACGGTTTGTTAACGATGAGCACAGATGCCCAaatagtaaaatgaaaaaaattgatgTGAATGGAGTGCCACACCTTTGTCTATTTGCCTTACACAACATTCAAGAAGGAGAAGAAATTACATACGACTATGGAGGCAATGACTGCCCATGGAGAACAAAG TCACCAACAGATGGTCTTCACATGGATGCAGTGGAACAAGGCAACCCTGTAACACTGCCAGAGATCCAGACAGATGATGCCAGTGGACTATGCAGCTCTTTCCTTCAG TCACCAACAGATGGTCTTCACATGGATGCAGTGGAACAAGGCAACCCTGTAACACTGCCAGAGATCCAGACAGATGATGCCAGTGGACTATGCAGCTCTTTCCTTCAG TCACCAACAGATGGTCTTCACATGGATGCAGTGGAACAAGGCAACCCTGTAACACTGCCAGAGATCCAGACAGATGATGCCAGTGGACTATGCAGCTCTTTCCTTCAG TCACCAACAGATGGTCTTCACATGGATGCAGTGGAACAAGGCAACCCTGTAACACTGCCAGAGATCCAGACAGATGATGCCAGTGAACTATGCAGCTCTTTCCTTCAG TCACCAACAGATGGTCTTCACATGGATGCAGTGGAACAAGGCAACCCTGTAACACTGCCAGAGATCCAGACAGATGATGCCAGTGGACTATGCAGCTCTTTCCTTCAG TCACCAACAGATGGTCTTCACATGGATGCAGTGGAACAAGGCAACCCTGTAACACTGCCAGAGATCCAGACAGATGATGCCAGTGGACTATGCAGCTCTTTCCTTCAG TCACCAACAGATGGTCTTCACATGGATGCAGTGGAACAAGGCAACCCTGTAACACTGCCAGAGATCCAGACAGATGATGCCAGTGAACTATGCAGCTCTTTCCTTCAG TCACCAACAGATGGTCTTCACATGGATGCAGTGGAACAAGGCAACCCTGTAACACTGCCAGAGATCCAGACAGATGATGCCAGTGGACTATGCAGCTCTTTCCTTCAG TCACCAACAGATGGTCTTCACATGGATGCAGTGGAACAAGGCAACCCTGTAACACTGCCAGAGATCCAGACAGATGATGCCAGTGGACTATGCAGCTCTTTCCTTCAG TCACCAACAGATGGTCTTCACATGGATGCAGTGGAACAAGGCAACCCTGTAACACTGCCAGAGATCCAGACAGATGATGCCAGTGAACTATGCAGCTCTTTCCTTCAG TCACCAACAGATGGTCTTCACATGGATGCAGTGGAACAAGGCAACCCTGTAACACTGCCAGAGATCCAGACAGATGATGCCAGTGGACTATGCAGCTCTTTCCTTCAG TCACCAACAGATGGTCTTCACATGGATGCAGTGGAACAAGGCAACCCTGTAACACTGCCAGAGATCCAGACAGATGATGCCAGTGGACTATGCAGCTCTTTCCTTCAG TCACCAACAGATGGTCTTCACATGGATGCAGTGGAACAAGGCAACCCTGTAACACTGCCAGAGATCCAGACAGATGATGCCAGTGGACTATGCAGCTCTTTCCTTCAG TCACCAACAGATGGTCTTCACATGGATGCAGTGGAACAAGGCAACCCTGTAACACTGCCAGAGATCCAGACAGATGATGCCAGTGGACTATGCAGCTCTTTCCTTCAG TCACCAACAGATGGTCTTCACATGGATGCAGTGGAACAAGGCAACCCTGTAACACTGCCAGAGATCCAGACAGATGATGCCAGTGGACTATGCAGCTCTTTCCTTCAG TCACCAACAGATGGTCTTCACATGGATGCAGTGGAACAAGGCAACCCTGTAACACTGCCAGAAATCCAGACAGATGATGCCAGTGGACTATGCAGCTCTTTCCTTCAG TCACCAAAGGATCGTGTTCGCATGAATGCAGTAGAAGGCCATCCTCTAACACTGCCAGTTCCCTGGACAGACAAAGCCAGTGAATCGCACATTACATCTTCATCTGAG CTTGTGATGCACCCTGACGATGAGATTTTTGTCCCACGATTAAGAAGAACTAAAAGTGTCATT ctCCAAGACCTGAATCTGGAGGACCCTGATCAGCTTTATGACTCCACTTCAAGTTCAGATCTTTACATTCCAGATACAAGCTCAGAAAGTGATGCTGACAGTGATTGCAGCTTCAGAACACCGGGTCGGGAAAAACGTCCTAAGCTGGATGACTTACCCAATGTCAGTAATCCTTTAAATGAAGAGATCTGCGACTCTACAACATCCATAAGTAATTACCCACTTAGTGATATACCTGATGACTTGGGAGCAGAAGAAGAACCCTCTTCAAGTATGAATGATAATGATATTGTTGTTACTGCTTGccaaaaaagaggaggaaaaagggTTTATGACAAAAAGCATTATTGCTTATATTGTAATAAGCCTTACGCTAAGATGGCCAGGCATCTTGAGCGTGCTCATATTAATAAATGTGACGTAGCTAAAGCTCTCAGCTTTCCAAAAGGCTCTAGAGAGAGGAAAAAGCATTTGGATTTCATTCGCAACAAAGGAAACTTTGCACACAATGCTGCTGTTATGGAGGCTGGAAGCGGGAAACTGGTGGCATCTAAACGACCATCTGCAGAAATTCAAGGTAAAGACTTTATGCACTGCGCATACTGTCAAGGACTTTACAAACGAAATGTGTTATGGAGACACGTGGGCACTTGTTCACTTAAACCGGGAACTGTCACCAAAAAGCCTGGCAAAAATCGTGTTCAGGCTTTGTGTGCATTCACTGGACCAGTCCCTTCACACATTAGCAAACATCTTTGGAAGGTAATCAGTGCAATGAATCCTGACGAAATCACAAACATAATAAAAAGTGATACTGTCATCATAGATTTAGGACAACATCTGTTAAATAAAGGCGGAACTTCTGCAAAGAGTCAGCAATATGTTCGAGAGAAGATGCGAGAAATGGGAAGACTTGTACATCAAGCCAGAAAAgtcacaactttaaaaaaaatggaagatcTCATCAACCCCAAGAAGTACCCTGAGACAGTGAAAGCTGTCAAGGCTACATGCGGGTATGATGATGAAGAAAACAAGTTCTCTGTCCCATCACTAGCAAACAAGCTTGGAAATACACTAGTTAAAGTCAGCAAGCTCTTAAAAGCTCAGGGTTTAATTACCGATGACAAAGAGCTTGTTAAGAAGGCTAGTGAGTTCCTGGAAGTCCATCGAGAGAAGTGGAATGAGATGATATCAGCAACGGCATTAAGAAACATCAGGGAAGCAAAGTGGAATGTTCCCACTCTCATGCCATTTACTGAAGACGTGCAAAAGTTGCACACACATCTTGATAAAGTCCAAGAAGAGTGGTTCAGCTTACTCTCTGCAAACCCTTCCACTAAGGCTTGGTCAGAACTGTCAAAGACTTGCTTGACACAGATAATTCTCTTTAATCGGCGCAGAGAAGGAGAGGTGTCAAGCATGCCTTTATCAGCATTTGAGAAGAGAGACCTTTCTGACTCCCATGAAGATGTGGACTGGGCACTttctgaagtggaaaaaaagctCTGCAGACATTTTACAAGAATTATCATCAGAGGAAAACGAGGCCGTCCTGTTCCGGTCCTACTTACCCCAAAGATGTTGTGTGCACTGGAACTGTTAGTTAAGCAAAGAGATGCTTCTGGGGTTCTGAAAGggaacatttatttgtttgccaGACCAGATGCCTTGACACATTTCAGAGGTTCTGATTGCCTTCGGAATTTTTCTAAGATATGTGGTGCAAAATGCCCAGAGTCACTGACATCTACCAGACTGCGGAAGCATGCTGCAACCCTTTCAACTGTGCTAAACATGACTGATACAGAGATGGACCAGTTGGCTAACTTTCTGGGACATGATATAAGAATTCACCGGGAGTTCTACAGACTACCTGAAAAGACCCTGCAACTAGCCAAAGTCAGCAAAGTGTTGATGGCTCTGGAGCAAGGAAGACTGGCTGAGTTTCATGGAAAAAACTTGGACGAGATTGGAATTGACCCAGATG ATGAAGTTCCCATCACTGAAGAAGGACGCATAAATGAGGAAAATGACTTGTTTGCTGTTGATG aacCCACTACAGAAGGCTCATTTGCATCAAATGACCGAAATGAGCTACCATCTAAATCACCAGAGAGATCGAAAGGACCCTCCATGGATGAGACTCCTTCAAGTTTCACTGCTCCAAAGTCTAATCTGAAAG GTAAATCTGACAAGAAGAGGAAGGAACCTTGGACAAAAAGCGAAGTTCAGGCTGTGGAAAGGCAGATGAGTATTTTCATCAAATCATGTCGTGTACCAGCAAAGGCTGACTGCGAAAAGTGTTTGGCAGCTGAAGGGGAAGCCCTGAAGAATCGGGACTGGCAACACCTCAAGTTCTATGTTTACAATCGTATAACTGCATACAAAAGGAAAATTAAGTGTCTGTGA